From the genome of Daphnia pulicaria isolate SC F1-1A chromosome 5, SC_F0-13Bv2, whole genome shotgun sequence:
GATTGTGGACGTTGTTGAGCTGCTGTTACTGTTGTTACTCATCGTCGTCGCGATGGGAGGCAAAGGCATTTCAGGACCAGGATAATACGATCCCCCGACTGATGGGGCCGAAGAAGGAACTGGTGGTAATGACGATGGGGGTCCAATCAATGATGGCCCACCCATTGACATTGCATTGTTCATGGTTATACCTGTTTGGTTAAAGTTATGTAACATTCAATCAAGGTCCTAAGCACATGGgaaccagcaacaacaacaaaatcctTACCTGCTGCTATTTGATTCAGTCCTGGCAATATGATTTTGGTGGAACCAGGCGGTCTCCCCCTGATTGGTGCTTTCTTGAATTTGCTAGCTTTGCCCGGTGTTGATTCGATTTCAATCTCATCTTTGGGCATTTGAGCTACCTTAGTCAGGAAAAGCTTTTCCAGAGTCTGGGCCATCAAAACCACATCTTCCCCGGGCTTATTGTACACATAGCAATTGGTGAACATTGTGTTAAAGTCTTGAATGCACTCTTTGGCACTCCAGTAGTAATTATTCTCCAGTCGCTTTTTCACAGTTCCCAGATCCATGGGGTATTTTATGATTTTGAAATAGTCCTGAGAAGCACATCACACACAAGTCTAGACATTAGCGGCAAGCAAAGgcaggaaggaaaaagagactTGTTGACTTACAGGTAAGCCAAGTTTCTTGGCATCAACAGGTTGGTGAAATGGCCAAGCGAAAGAGTGTTTCCACACCGCTTTCATGACAAACTTCTGAATGTACTGGAGCTGGTTGGTACATCTTCCAGGGCGGTTAGGTGGAGGGACAACTGGAGGCTGTACAATCCCGTTGATGGGCTCCAGAATTGGTTCCTCTCTTGGAGGGGGTTCAGGTCTTGATATAGGTGTAGACATCTGTAAACATCATACATAATGTTAAAAAATGCTACCAAACATTGGGGGGAAGCCAAAAGGCCATaccattttgtcattttcctTGGTTGATTCTCCTTCACTCCGATAGGACATGGCAAATCTACAAAAGATAATAATTCCAGGGTTAGTTGTTTTTCCACAATAACTTGAGCACTATCACTAGTTTTAACACAATGCACATAGTCACAAACTGTCTAGCAAATTGGAAGCCCAACAACAATGACAGTTGAGGGGGCTTGGGGCAAGTTTTGAACCTGAAGCTTGGGTCACtaatcacacacacaagaggatGACGAAACACACAATTCCCGTTAAGATTTTAGAAAAGAAGATTTAACACACCAGAACCCAGTAATGACTCTTTCGTAATAATCACAATTGCAATCACAACTTTGAAATGAAGAGACCCTAGTCATAGAGACGAGCCCCAAACAACGGCTGGCTTGGAGGACGCATACTAGAACGGAAAGCTTGGGGTCTCTGTGCTGGGGCGGGATAGTAACGAAATCGTCAATCTCCAAACGAAATTCACGTTTATTGCTACTCGAAAGATACAAAAGTTATAATTGTACCCATCAGAGGATTCTGAAGAAGGCCGATCGTACGGATGGGGATGGCCCTCCTGCTCCATGATACGACCGGATAATGAAAccaattcagatttttttaacaCCAAAGCAATAGCGACGACACAACCGTCCTCATCCCAACATGGCGTCTTCTTTACAAGGCGACAAGTCGTCTTTGCGGCTATAAGGTGAACTACTCGGCTGTCTGgttgccaaataaaaatatgtcaCTATtccagtttcttctttttttttattacttctcaacctcttttcaaaaataacagacaaataaaacacaatcACATTAATATAactaaatacaatttttttattgttattcaatTAACACGACAGCATGTAATACACCGGAAGTGAGTAATACAAATAGATGTGATGTTTAGTAAATGTTacgaaaatagataaaaaatcACAAACATATTAACACGTTCGTCGATCTACTGATGTACATTAATGTTATGATTATGAGAAGGCGGAAATGTAAcactaaacaaaaatttcggtTTACATGTACAGACTATGACCCGTTCAACTCGAGAGAAAGGACGATTCTGGGGCTCTGGGCTTCCACTGCCGACAACCAACGTTGGCTACTCTCTCCCTTCTGTAAAATAGGAGCCCTAAAGCTAATTCTCTTTCTGCTTTACGGGCCTTGAAAACGACATCTGTTAACCAGTACAATCACTCTGATTTTCTAATCGTTATTTTTCCACTGCGTAGCCAAAACCCTTTTGACTGAGAAATTGCCTAATCGGAAACTTGCTCAATAAATTGCAAACTCAAGTATTGATTAAAGTAACGCACATAATTAGAGAAAAAGAGTTGAAAGTTTCAAACGACATCTAGCCACAAAAAATAGCACCTTGTGAaaagaatacaaaaaatccCGTTGTGTTCGTTCCGTGGGCCGTGGCTCacgaaggaggggggggggatataacAAATATCAGGAGAATAGGAGGAGGGAGCCACGAACTGATAGGCACTTCTGGCTCGGCCAACTTTTTGTGCGGGTGACAGCCCTCGGAAAAAGCCATTTACGTAACATTTCCCCCCCACCTCGAATCTTACATTTCTAATACGGTTGGGTTACGTGGCGAAGCGTTGAAAAGGACAGACATCGCTACTTAACGATGATATCTTATAAGCATTTATAAATGGTTTATGACATGAACATAACTGCACATTGCCCTCTCTTCCTGTTTTTCCCGAGCTGCAAAAATTCCTTCGAAGGGTATTTGCGCTGAATCGTGCAAAAACTAAACCGCAATATACAACTACGCACGTCAGGAGGCTAATAATAAGCTAAGAATTTGGGAACatgggaaaagagaagaatattTACGCTGAGTCCCTTTTTCTATTGCGCCGTCGTCGTTTTTCCGCATTTTTAGCAATCaattgtttacaaaaaaaataaaaacatacatTCTATCAGATTCATTATTTAGCTGAACTGgcaactctgaaaatttttgaaaatttcagtcGGAATGAAATAGGTTCTGCAATTCCCCACTGGCCTGTTGAGCTTTATCGACGTTGTGCCGGTTGCAGAAACCTATTTTTAGTTCTAAGCCGACCCGCCAGATAACTTTTCTTGGACTTGTGAAActtcaaatttgttattgGTTATCGTGTCGTATGCACAAACGACGATTGTTGAATAACatctttcctatttttaatcaaaatcaTACAAATACTCTATTACTTTAAAAGATGAAACTTACTACACCTGCTTTCCAGTCTTTGGTACTGTCACAACTTCCAATTCACAGTGATTTCCTATCATTcatcagaaagaaagaatgtctatttgttttcaaagacaAAGTGGTAAGAATcaaaattattatattatttcaattaaactCTATGTATAACCTTTGTTAAATAAAATCTAGGTTCCAGTCCAAAAAGAAGTTCAATCACCCAAGATACAGCCAATAATTGAGCCGGAAGTGGAAGTAAAATCTTTGCAAGAACAGATGGACATGGCAGGAACCCCACTAGAGTGCCCATTTGATTTAGATGTCTTGAAAATTCAAGATGAAGATTTTTATTCTAAAGAATCCATGGACTCTCACCATAAATCAGAACTAAAATCCTGTCGCTACAAACCCTTTTCGTCGTTTGAAGCTAGGTAGTATGAAGttcattcaatttgaataattagTTTTCAGTCTGGTATCTGATCCATCAAGATAAATTTTTATATACTTTACAGAGGAATTTTATCAAACTTCATCCTTGATACATCACTCCAGTCTGCTTTACCGGTATTCTGTTTGTGTGATGCAGAAGACGGAGAAAGAACCTCCATCCTTGGGattgaaaaagggaagaacAACGAGTTGACTCATTACAAGATTACAGTTGCTGGTCCCATTACGGCAACACACACCAACATTCAATTCGACCACTTGAAATCTGAAATGGCCTTCATGACACAAGTTGGAGAGGTGAGGGGAGTCAAAATTTGCGTTAACATCACAGCGTAATTGATTTTTCCTTTACGACAGTTTTCGACGCGAGCATTTGCTGTTTACGAAGCCTATCGTGGAATCAATTTCAATGCCGAGCCAGATGTTAGTGTAGCATACGTTAGGCTGGAATGCAGTTGGATGAAACCATCAAAAGTTCTTGAATTTCCTCACATTGCCTCACAGGCTAAAGTGGTAAGAACTAAGAAGTCGAATGGAGATTTGTagataaaattattgatttaaaaattctatttaGATCGTCCGTCCATTACCCGGTGAAACCTGTAGCGGAGCCTACGAAATCTGGAGGCAATTAAACACGCttcaacatttgatcaaaGGACTGGAATCGCTCGAAATTGTTTGGTTCGTCAAAACGTCACAGAAAACGTTGAGGGAAGAAATCGACAAATTGATTTCGGCCTTTTGCAAAGACGAGACCGATCAACTGAAAGGTACATGATTTTTACCAATAAATTATTTCTGAATTCATCGGGTACCTTGATCAAAATCTAATTAATGATGCTCTCGTTGAATTTTAGGAAAAATGGACTACGAGGAGCTTTACGACGAACAACAATTGATTTACAAGCGCACGCCGATGGATTTTATCGACCACCTGTGGGAATTGCTATCACGTAATTTAAACAGATGTTTCCTTTTTACTATTTATGACTTACGCACAATTGTTTTAAATCCAACAGAGAACTGCAGCAGTTTCAGCGAATTATCCCAGAGTTTACAGTACACGTTACAACGAGCCAAATCGGATCACCCAATGGTATGATGAATATCCAATCGATTTAAGCATTGTCGTCATTCTGTTTCGCATGATTTTTGGTAGGTGTTTTTCGACAATCCGACCCGATTCGGTAAAATGTTGCGCCAGAACGATGCGCTTCCGCAGTTTACAGGCATGGAGCCCGTGTCTCTCCTCATTGAAATGGGGATTGAAAAACTGAAGCGCGACTACCTGTACATCTTTAGCGGTAAATAAGAGCCTCGTCTATAGTTTAGTAAATTAGTAACGTTCTCGTGATGTTTTTCCCGTGTAGGCAACAACTTGGTGGCCGAGCGTGTGATCTCCATGTTTCTGCCGCAAGATGGCACTGCCTTTGGCGAGCAACTCAACTGTTTAACGTCGATCCAATCTGCCGTCGAGGTCGTTTGCTTGTGCCATCGAGTCCTCCAACTTCCTCATTTGGCCCTGCGCGATGTCATCACCCCTTTGCTGGAACACTATCGCAACCCTGATAACCTCGGAAAAGAATTCTCCTTCCAGCTGGGCGTTTGCCTCCTGAAGGGCTTCTTTCAACATCaagagtaaagaaaaagagagaaaactaataaattttttagaaaaattggtttGAATTGCAGTCGAATGGCTCTGCAATTTTCCATGTCGAGTAAAGGGTACAAAGACAAGGAGCCGCTgttgtaaaacaaaacaattagacatgggagtttttttttctatttcttggtGGGGGTGGGGGAGGAGGTGAGGGACAGCATGTAAATCCACTTTCCTCCTTCTCACTCTatatagaaaaagagagatagTCGTATCTCGAAAATTGTAGTAGCAGAAGCTCCTAGTCTTGTATAGGTTGAATTTGAGTGGCTTAGAT
Proteins encoded in this window:
- the LOC124340997 gene encoding protein zwilch homolog, whose protein sequence is MKLTTPAFQSLVLSQLPIHSDFLSFIRKKECLFVFKDKVVPVQKEVQSPKIQPIIEPEVEVKSLQEQMDMAGTPLECPFDLDVLKIQDEDFYSKESMDSHHKSELKSCRYKPFSSFEARGILSNFILDTSLQSALPVFCLCDAEDGERTSILGIEKGKNNELTHYKITVAGPITATHTNIQFDHLKSEMAFMTQVGEFSTRAFAVYEAYRGINFNAEPDVSVAYVRLECSWMKPSKVLEFPHIASQAKVIVRPLPGETCSGAYEIWRQLNTLQHLIKGLESLEIVWFVKTSQKTLREEIDKLISAFCKDETDQLKGKMDYEELYDEQQLIYKRTPMDFIDHLWELLSQNCSSFSELSQSLQYTLQRAKSDHPMVFFDNPTRFGKMLRQNDALPQFTGMEPVSLLIEMGIEKLKRDYLYIFSGNNLVAERVISMFLPQDGTAFGEQLNCLTSIQSAVEVVCLCHRVLQLPHLALRDVITPLLEHYRNPDNLGKEFSFQLGVCLLKGFFQHQESGSSVEKWRVEFTSTTDCHPVKLACQLTANNLLDASSAGDEEAVGERLYSVERYLTKTQQLL